A region of Candidatus Bathyarchaeia archaeon DNA encodes the following proteins:
- a CDS encoding DUF6785 family protein yields MSVEVKSVLKGKTWAMIIIFAVFMSFIGVLSAPFAPTWCWSILFGTATGPIVVLFITLLISKISGRVFSPQILALLYATSSLSLAFCWSMVPYGILHNAATTRLVTNEPYTSSIAKSWVFGPTDPALVVPLQTGGAAVPWDAWSPFVAWWTLYAIFWLIFWTGWMALLQERWIEVEKLPFPFAITGTMQITFASTTADRRLKFFLIGFIIGAVVIIPVILHALFPWIPDLWGWASPPYLTWWFGVMNLAGVPATRIIPVWSFLAVNPMIYALFYLFPLKILFSVWFFNLVGVLIPSQIAWYMGYYAGIQETGWRPGFLVNEPPFKWNGIWLGSFIGLLLMWFALNTSYMKSLFKKPPDEERKAIPYSIGWIMILVSTIALIGMLSVAGANPIGAVLIVFTMWLLFLSSIRVYGFCGTAGTAWMAPFDWTHYPSFVKYVFYPGMTIEGVTTEYTTTMMLANRFTGELMGENNTQFGMAFAIPMAYKVGYDTGTHPRDITKVILVAGIISAVIGFPTAIWFDYTFGTANTPMQMYDAWWIWVHADVNQLGSGMPAAEPVWPYIIVGIILTMVLSFLNFRYVWWPLDPAGVALSINGGGSAWLFPSLFAWIVKSIVMRIGGTKLNDEVVTPIAVGVLVGYWVLMFLGAVAGLIKFFVPA; encoded by the coding sequence ATGAGCGTTGAAGTGAAAAGCGTTTTAAAAGGAAAAACCTGGGCGATGATAATTATCTTCGCAGTCTTCATGAGCTTCATTGGTGTCTTGTCCGCCCCATTCGCGCCAACCTGGTGCTGGTCTATACTCTTCGGGACAGCGACTGGACCGATTGTTGTCCTCTTCATCACGCTGCTAATATCCAAAATATCTGGAAGGGTTTTTAGCCCGCAGATACTAGCTCTACTTTATGCAACCTCATCGTTATCTCTAGCCTTCTGCTGGAGCATGGTTCCCTACGGAATACTGCATAATGCAGCCACCACGCGGCTAGTTACTAATGAGCCATACACAAGTTCGATTGCTAAGTCTTGGGTTTTCGGTCCAACGGATCCCGCCCTAGTCGTCCCGCTTCAAACCGGCGGCGCAGCGGTTCCATGGGACGCTTGGTCACCCTTCGTAGCCTGGTGGACCTTATACGCGATCTTCTGGCTGATTTTCTGGACTGGTTGGATGGCTTTGCTACAGGAAAGATGGATTGAGGTGGAAAAACTACCGTTTCCATTCGCTATAACTGGAACAATGCAGATAACGTTCGCGTCAACCACGGCTGATAGAAGGCTAAAATTCTTCCTAATAGGTTTCATTATAGGTGCCGTAGTGATAATACCTGTGATCTTGCACGCATTGTTCCCATGGATTCCAGACCTGTGGGGATGGGCTTCTCCACCATATCTTACCTGGTGGTTTGGCGTCATGAACCTTGCAGGCGTACCCGCAACAAGAATTATTCCAGTATGGTCCTTCCTAGCGGTAAACCCAATGATATATGCTCTATTCTACCTATTTCCGCTGAAAATCCTCTTCTCAGTTTGGTTCTTTAATTTGGTTGGCGTCCTCATTCCGAGCCAAATAGCTTGGTATATGGGCTACTATGCAGGGATTCAGGAGACCGGTTGGAGACCAGGATTCCTAGTAAATGAGCCACCATTCAAATGGAACGGGATATGGCTCGGCTCATTCATAGGTCTACTGTTAATGTGGTTTGCCTTGAACACATCATATATGAAGAGTCTCTTCAAGAAGCCTCCTGATGAGGAAAGAAAAGCCATCCCATACAGTATAGGATGGATAATGATTCTGGTTTCCACGATAGCCCTCATCGGCATGCTTTCAGTGGCCGGAGCGAATCCTATAGGCGCGGTACTAATTGTTTTCACGATGTGGCTGCTCTTCCTATCCTCAATAAGGGTGTACGGCTTCTGCGGTACTGCGGGAACAGCGTGGATGGCGCCTTTCGACTGGACACACTACCCATCCTTCGTAAAATACGTTTTCTACCCTGGAATGACGATTGAAGGGGTTACAACCGAGTATACTACAACCATGATGCTCGCCAATAGGTTCACTGGGGAGCTGATGGGCGAAAACAACACTCAGTTCGGCATGGCCTTCGCGATTCCAATGGCCTATAAAGTCGGATATGATACTGGAACCCATCCGAGGGATATAACAAAGGTCATTTTAGTTGCAGGTATAATCTCAGCGGTTATAGGTTTCCCGACAGCCATATGGTTTGACTACACATTTGGCACAGCAAATACCCCAATGCAGATGTATGACGCATGGTGGATCTGGGTTCACGCAGATGTGAATCAGCTGGGAAGCGGGATGCCCGCAGCAGAGCCTGTATGGCCTTACATAATCGTGGGCATAATTCTCACAATGGTGCTTAGCTTCCTAAACTTCCGATACGTTTGGTGGCCCTTAGATCCAGCCGGCGTCGCTCTATCCATAAATGGAGGGGGCTCAGCTTGGCTGTTTCCATCGCTTTTCGCATGGATAGTTAAATCCATAGTTATGAGGATCGGGGGCACAAAGCTCAACGACGAGGTAGTTACACCAATAGCGGTAGGCGTGCTCGTCGGATACTGGGTGCTAATGTTCCTAGGAGCCGTAGCCGGACTAATAAAGTTCTTTGTACCCGCCTAA